A window of Cydia pomonella isolate Wapato2018A chromosome 25, ilCydPomo1, whole genome shotgun sequence genomic DNA:
CTAATGTGATTTTTTCTAACATGTGTCCTTAAACTTTTTTGATCCGTGAACTTTACTGGACATAATTTACAGCGAAAATGTTCCAAACCCGTGTGTAACGCCATATGCGAAACTAGGTTTTGTTTTTGAGTATATCTTACCATGCATATATCGCACGCGAAGGGTTTTTCACCATTATGTGTGCGTTTATGTTTGTTCAAGCTAGATTTGTCTgaaaatctttttttacattttccacACCAAAAAGGTTTATCCCCAGTGTGAAATTTCTTATGCATGTCTAAAcgtgattttaatttaaattttttgttgcATATTTCACAAATAAAGTCTTGTCTAGTGTGAGTTTTTTTGTGAATGTTTAACCCCACTTCCCGCCTAAACTGTCTTCCGCAAGTATCGCAATTGTATGGTGCGTTTTTCTTTTTCGCGCTTTTCCCGAAGTTTCGTTCCTTTTTTAGCTTCATGCAATGACCAAACGCCTCATTGATGCAACTCTTTGGTGACGTCACATAAGGACTCTGTTCATTTACAGGAATTTCAAACTGCGGTTCTTGCTTGAAAACATCTAATGTCTGGTTCTCGAGGTCTGAAACAAGagattttgtaaataaaaaataaaaagtgggAATGGTACTTTTTTCCTATCTGTTAGCAATTGTAAGGACGAAGTAGTAAAGTATGCATGATTTAATTTTTCACGCATGTAACACCAATTACGGCGTGTCACGGGTAAGTGGCTTCTGTCTGTGTACCCTAGATAATACTTGGTCTTTTGAAAGCTGCAAAACATTCGTTATTAACCACGCATTTATAAAAAGAACTGCTATGTGTATAAGCCTGTACAACAAATTGCCTCACCATATTAAGTttgcaaataataataagattaaaatgaattattagtCAGCTGTGGTACCATTCCACGAAACGATCGTTCAATAGAGTTCGAGTACAGTACAACAACGCGTTTCGTGCAATGTTACGACTACCGTGGCGGTCTAGTGGGTCTGGTATGTTCGCCGAGAagagtagatgacttttttttatgtaataggctgcaaacgagcagacgagccgcctgatggcaagcagtcatcgccgcccatggacataagcaacatcggaggaaccacttatgcgttgccaacctttgagaaccctaaatacctgcttcttaaTAATGCGTAAAAGGCACTGGTCGTTTGTCGGGAGAGTGAGCGAATCGATGAACAGCATTGTTGAGACTGTTTACGAAACATGCTACTATAGGAGTAAGATTTCACTTACACCTTATTAATCTTAGTTTAGTGGAATatctattaataatatttgtaatcTTAATTTGGAATGGGTTTATGGGTTAAAATTAAGTTGCAAAAAAAAGGACTATTTGACAAGATGGAATAATGATCACAAACTATTTCttagtaaattaaatatgttaagataaatatttgtaagtacctaaatgtaaaaaaaatgcacaACTGCGTGCAGGTTAAATGCGGCGAACTTATTTTAATCCTACGACCGTGTATCtctaacaaataaatacatatattgattATGAAAACTGCGCCAAGTTTGACCTAATGAGAAATAGAACGCGGACAAGTCCGCCGGAGCTGTTATTGTCCCTTCCTTTTAGCCTTTCGCTGACACGTACCTGTCATAAATAGCTTGAACTCCTCGATCTCCTCAGTCGGTAAAGGATCAACTGAGACCTCCGTCTTGATTTCTACAGAACCGTCTGAAAataattcaatcaatcaatgaaAACAATCTTACAACTCCCAGGCGATATAACCGCTCAAAAATTTTcaacattttacatatttttgaataaaatttattaaagtattttaaattttttggtgTTCaaccgatatatataattatttaaacattttaaaaacaattcATGCATGAGtctaattgtgacgttatttattgaaaaggaCCTTGGTAGaaggcgcttacgccattatcaacgatgctcctatataaatacaacgttCGAAGTAAGCGCCCTCGACAAAAgatccagagggcctaccgcgaaccacgttcaacgtgttgcctccctgtcacacttacgtacgaatttacaagtgcgacagagaggcaacacgtgaaacgtggttcgcggtaggccctcaggtcatCTACGTCACGTTAAATCTAcaattaataacattaatttcatCCACACGTTAATTTCTCCTTATTTAAGCCTTCCTCCTTATTTATTTCTCCTTATTAAGCTTTTCTCCTTATTTATTTCTccttatttttcctttttttttttttttttttatattttggtttTTTCCTGGAACGCTTtcaatatttttgatcacttttaaggcattTTACTGAAACatctatatttatactaaactatttctactgtttttattagtatcgAACTGAACAACATTttagtggtaactagtgggaataacccataaGGTTGATTTTACCATATAATTActtcaataataattttatccataattttataaagttattaaatcATCTCATACATCAGAATATGGCAGATGACTGCGCAGAAGTGCCGTTGGAGCAGATACGTGCACATCAGTTGTGAAGGAGGCTGACTCAACTAGACTGGactggaaagagctggaagtaggCGCTCAAGATCGTGATAAATGGAgaattcttctgcgagccctatgcTCCTAACAGGAATAAAtccaataattttattgaatatcTGCCTTTTAGTTAGGGCGGTTGGTAAGAAGTTAACGTCAGCTAAGGTCTGGTTAAAGGATTGGCTGAATTGTGCTTTTATTGTATCATAGagagaaataagtaaggttAGAATGCTCACTCCGTGTTCCCATTTAATAAATgggcatttctatttaaagttgtacctCCAACTTGCATTCTACTTTTAAATTGTTTGGTTTTTtccactcagaatcacgagcccATTCGACACCAAtacgaaaaaaaactactttactaaaatttcatacattttcatGTTTGTCCGTTTTATTACGATAATAGAAGGTCTTTAATTAGAAATACCCAAAAAACAAGTTGTATAGACGGTATtgtaaaacattattaaaaattttcgcaaagctcgcttaaaacttttttattaattaaaagattttatctattactctaagcttacttatttctctatcattatgtaaagtaaataaaattgtgataTATAAACTAGTGGTCCGTTATTTCAGATCCTTGTATTATAAAAGTACCGCGTAATTTTCTTATTAACCGCTTGGCATAAGTGTTAGACCCATAATAATTTATAGCAAAAGTAGTAAAATACGTACGCATAAGCTCTTCTTGAAACGCGTTACAATCATCAGCCTTTTCCACCTTCGGTGAATCTTCTTCTTCTGAAACAAATGTATTTATGTGTAATTAATGATAGTCTGCAGTTCACTGCAAGGACAAGTCTTGAACTCTCGATACAAGGTTGCTTTTCTCATATTAATTTCCTCAAATTACAAAagtaaaatgaatgaatatttatttgtatattaaaataaaacgtaagTAATAAAACACAACCATTATCTAAATCCACAGGCAGTCAAAAGCATAGGtactagggtttgcaatccgaaTATTCGGATATTCAAATTCGCCAATATAAATATCCGAAAATATTCGGATAACAAAACTCAAAATATCCAAATAAACGGATATTTTAGATAATACAGAagtaacgtttttaactatgttattTCTTTTAACTATGTTGAGTcttggaatcttgagcgtggcgagggttaaacaaatttgcctccgaatgaaacacaacatttttcaccacaccaacgcgaggaaaatactaactatgaaagaccaaaaaaaaaacaaatgaacttatttaaaaatttatcatccaaaatcatcatttaaaagtcaattctaccagctaacataaggaaacgattcaaaatttgcatctgattactttgccccacatgtggataaaatgcaattttctcattcGTTTATGAACAGGCCAGTGTACACTGTGTACGAAATGAGTTattcttcaagtggcatataaattttatattcttAGCTTTTAGTTTGCTTCATTAGATTTACTTTAGAGGCTTAAAACACTTCCTGACATTTAGCTGTACAGAGAACAGCCTTTAAGGCATATGACGCCATATATGgctgttataatattcaactctattgatagctattaaagttccaatttaaacgattttttgttatttaatcaaGTAAGGTGTTAGTGGCTCGAAATACACAAAATAGAGTATATTAACAATACCTTTAACATGGCACTCTCGCCTCAGCCATTCCTGCAACTCCTCCTGGCTGTGTTGCACTTGCAGCTTGAAATCGCTGGCTTCCCGCAGCCGTCCCACACACACCTCGCAGATTCCACACTCGTCATCACTTGGCAGGTAGGTTAACTGATGGTAAATAATCATagcataaaataatacgaattataatataactcaagtgttggtggcctagcagtaaggaTTGCGTTCAACTCCAAGGTCACAAGTTTAACAGGTTTGCTGTGTAAAttaatttgacttttaaaaagTATGAGGACAAGTGAAAGTTACTacaagtcaaagtcaaaaagATGATGTAAGTCAGTTAAGATTCCGTAGAATTTTGATGTGATTCATTGTGtgatttttaataactttaacaaGGAAAtgaactgaattattatttgattttaattatttttgctgACTCGACTCAATGTCAGATACCTAATTACACTTGCAGTAAGAATAAATGAAAGAGGCTTGCAAACAGATAATAAAAGACCTAACAACACTCTCAATACGGCCAGTTTAGATGTGCCTCGGCCGTTGGCCCTCTGctcgcgcgttttcctcgcccgggCACTCCGAGCAGCCAAGGCATATCATCACAtttgttattatgatttaaaaaatgattGCTATTCATATTGATAACACTTGAGTTATTTTTAGTCATAATTCATCActatacttgtttttttttgtctgtattGAAAAACtctataaagtaaatatttaagaattagTCACAGCAGTTTTGTAGCAATTATATAACatatatgataatttattataatcttTCGATGCCATAAGTAATAGGCACTATATTTTTAAAGGTATACTGTAGATTGCCACAGCATTTGTGTGTACTTTACCCCCGAAACACCATGCTAGGTTATTcaaattttagatattttggTACTTAGTCACATTGAAATACATATAACCTATGGATGAAGGTTACTTTGCTTTGGCTATTACAATAGACAGTGTTTCATAATAGTCACTTAGGGAGTGGCACTTTCTAagtatatttctatttatattcCTTCACACAACTGATTTGAGCTTTTTTTTGTGCCGTATAATAATATCTTGAGTAATTACAACTACTATTCTACAACAGATAATCCACCGTCTTCATCACAAATATGTATGGAATTGtatgaaaccaaaataatttaatttcgtttgtttcataaattttaattacaccTACACGTTAGCCCAAATTTAATCTTAATAACGGCGTTTAAAATCtcacattattaattttaaaaagtttacatGTATCTCGAAGCATTCCTTGAGCATATTCGAATATATTTCAGTTTTGCCCCAATGTGTATATGGTTTCTTCAAGTTTTTTTCAGGAGGCCGCAGCAGGCAACAACGACACGAATTTCTCACATCCATTGTAACAACAAATGTCgattttatattgaattataatGTGCAATAGGGAAATTATTTTACGATAAAGGTAAATTAGTTGACAATCACCGCAGTGAGACAGTGACAGTTGACAATGACATGAGAATTTTTAAATGTAGGGAGAATTATAACCAAAGGCCAAGTACCATTGAAAGCCAAGTATAATGTAGTCGCGTTCGAATTCGTCTACATATGACatatttataaagttaataAAAGGCATCAAagccaaaataaattaaatacatgaaACGATATATAAAACTTCATTGTTACtttggtaaaataataattcatcgACTTAAAAGGAAAAAGATATGTAATGTAGGAATCTTTGTTTTGTAGTAACCGAACGGTCTCTATTAGTATGCAACACAGATTAATAATATGTAGCTAGCTACAGATGGGACAGTGGCCTTGTGTTAGTTCCCTTTACTATAGTTGTGGCGCTGTAAACTTTTATAATCTGTGGCACTTATTTGACAGCAAAGACTAGGGATTTCAAGAATGAaaattatcgatatcgatattcTTTAGTGTTGTGACTACGATAAAAAATACGATGAATGACAGGACCCTCCTTCAGAAAATATGTACTTTCAAAAaggataacaaaaaaaactagagaatgtttttaattatatttatttttaatctttagTAGCTTTTTGTCTTAAACGGTGcgctttgtattttttataagcgCTAACATGCAAagtatgcatttttaaaatatatttttcctcaATTTTACCATTTAAAATTCTGTTGATAATGTTACACCAGTTGTGCACTTGCAAACGTATTACCaaagacataaaatattttttgattaatattttatgaattttacaTCCTAGCCAAGACAGGTCGCAGCGTGaattaataatagaaataatattttttttaatattatttgaatggCATGCCGCGTTTAAATAATTGTGTATTATTTGCGCACATTCCCTATACGAACATACCATTCTCGAGCTTGGGTAATTCAAATTGGCATTTTTTAGCCTCTTATACTCCCTATGTTTTATATAATCATGGATCTCTTGGTTTTCTTTTGTCGTATAACTTTTTGCACAATCATcacattttgatttttttgttatttttcggCATATGTATCCCGCCGTATACGCGGACGTTTGGACATTCATCCTTTCCGTTACAACTTCTCTATAATTGATTTTGTCCTGACGGGACGAGGTGGCTGACGACGATGACGGCGTATTTAAATTTCCAGGACAGTTTTCTTTCTCATCCTCAGATGATGTAGTGAAGAAAAGATTACTTACATTAATTAGGGTTTCTCCGTCATCGTCTTCACAGTTCATGGATGTTGACTGTGGGGCCAATATATTAGAGAGGACTATGGATTTAAAAGAATATATAAAAGTGTTTACGTCGGGATTCACATTTCTGTAATTAATTGCTCTTATACGACCAAAGAAGTTTTCGATGGGATCCTGATTGACAAAACGAgggtaaaaatatttcactttgtatttagaaaataatatttttgataagccCAGGAAACTTTTTAATGTGGTTATCCACCCTTCCAAGCATGGAACGCGTACATGTCTTGGCTGGCCATTACGTTTGGCCAGTTTGCTATTGCGGTCTAAAAATGTCATACTTTGCAATGTTCTTAGCGCATTTTGCCAAAAATCCTTATGGTTTGATGTTTCTTTAACAGCACATCTAAGTTTGCCTTTTCCTTGGCCTGGCGATCCATTGACACTGTCAAATAACTCATCGAAAAATAAAACGACTGCAGCTGTCGTCTCCATAGTCTCTTGTGGATTATTGACTCGTTTGTCTGAAAGAAAAAATTGGTATGTACAATGATGGTAACAAAAACGATGTTTAATACAACTATActtatataagaaatattatgcaaaaaatGCTCATTGCCGGCATCGCCCCTGCGTAGTTTTGCGTAATATGCCCCACTGTTTTAATTCAATTGCTAAGTAACTAAATCAACAAAAAGACGGCTTCTTGACTATATTAgaaatatgtgaaataaataatgaatctTGATGTATATGTAAGTGGAAACATGCCACCGTcagaattttatttgaaatgttCTGCTGAAGTATCCATAGGACAAAGTCTTGCAGGTACTAGCGAACCCGGCTTCGCACAGGTTACACTACTTaatcttcctcaagaatcagtCTATTGACAGGTAGTCCGTCTATGGCAGGTCATTGGAAACTAATTATGTCCAACTACTGAGCATGGCCTCATTTCAGTGTGTAAGAGGACTTTGGACTATAATCCTTAAGCTAGCCAAAATACAGACAAATTAGaaagctaataataataataagtcacACCTTACATACCCATGTTTGTACCTTGCATGCCCATGAGTATAGCTGGTTCTTGCACTGCAGTATCATCTTGTTCTTGATTTGTACAGTAGTTATGTTCATTGAGAACACTGTATTCTGAAATATACACCAAAATAAGTTCATGTAATATTTCATGAATTCCGAGCGTGAGGAAAAATACCATGCTGAAAATCATATATTCGTTGTCGTGGTATTTAGTAAAAATACCAAGagcataatatttaatatagattattcatttatttaaatatattgctaggtacaaaaacataataatatatttagcaAAAACACCATGACAGAGTAAGAAAAATTTTACAcactaataatttaaataaaaacttacctTCAGACGAGAGAGGGACACCGTGAAAAAATTCCTTTTCTGTGAAAAGGCAAGGATAAGAATAGCGAATTCTTGACCCTTGGCTAAACTGAGTTTCGTCGAAATGTTTCTGACAAACACGTTTAGTCATTAGCTGACCCTTTGTCAGTCCAAGTAAATGTGGGTTAACTGGAACTAGAAAAGACATCCACAAATTTCGCAAATGATCGTTTATCGGCATGCAAAATAGTCTGTGTGTGTCACTTGTTGATTCACAATCGAGAACACAACACTTTAATGGTGCCATATTCGGCAGCCACAAGGTACTCAACTCAACCAAGATGGGAGGAGGACACAAGAATTGTATTGCAAACCAGAGGAGGGTGGCTTCTCAGGGTACTCAACTCAACCAAGACGGGAGGAGAACGCAAGATAACCGACGCTCGACTCAAAGTTTACAAAACAACTAAAAGTGAGAATtgtcaaattaaaattttttcacttgacactgttgacagataaTTGACAGTTAAAGACCACAGATTATGTAAAATAGGGTGCGATGCTAGCGCTAATACAATAGTAGCGGAACTAAAGTTGTCATACCCCTGGTATGCAATACATTGATCTGATTGATCAAAATTTGACTTAATTTTACGTCCATAAATTGTATTTGTAGACAGGCTCATGGCTTCGTTCCTAATAAGAATAAAGTACATGCTTAATAAAGACGGAAATGAAAAACAAGGGCGTTAACGTTACCTGATAGTGATATCGTGTATATGTTGTCAAAATGGACTTATACTCATGTAGC
This region includes:
- the LOC133531647 gene encoding zinc finger protein OZF-like isoform X1, giving the protein MDVRNSCRCCLLRPPEKNLKKPYTHWGKTEIYSNMLKECFEIHLTYLPSDDECGICEVCVGRLREASDFKLQVQHSQEELQEWLRRECHVKEEEDSPKVEKADDCNAFQEELMHGSVEIKTEVSVDPLPTEEIEEFKLFMTDLENQTLDVFKQEPQFEIPVNEQSPYVTSPKSCINEAFGHCMKLKKERNFGKSAKKKNAPYNCDTCGRQFRREVGLNIHKKTHTRQDFICEICNKKFKLKSRLDMHKKFHTGDKPFWCGKCKKRFSDKSSLNKHKRTHNGEKPFACDICMVRYTQKQNLVSHMALHTGLEHFRCKLCPVKFTDQKSLRTHVRKNHISPTYYTCDECQRVFCYKGELIRHMNIHYKWTIYACDICGLTLATKNSLRRHKIVHTGERAYTCEMCNKQFRHKHGLDAHRLTHTGERPHCCEVCGKQFAQKNNLKKHLEIHVEGKIYACDLCTKSYSTSEGLRQHRRTHTKNKPQVKPTGKQKKTSFKS
- the LOC133531647 gene encoding zinc finger protein OZF-like isoform X3 → MLRDTCKLFKINNLTYLPSDDECGICEVCVGRLREASDFKLQVQHSQEELQEWLRRECHVKEEEDSPKVEKADDCNAFQEELMHGSVEIKTEVSVDPLPTEEIEEFKLFMTDLENQTLDVFKQEPQFEIPVNEQSPYVTSPKSCINEAFGHCMKLKKERNFGKSAKKKNAPYNCDTCGRQFRREVGLNIHKKTHTRQDFICEICNKKFKLKSRLDMHKKFHTGDKPFWCGKCKKRFSDKSSLNKHKRTHNGEKPFACDICMVRYTQKQNLVSHMALHTGLEHFRCKLCPVKFTDQKSLRTHVRKNHISPTYYTCDECQRVFCYKGELIRHMNIHYKWTIYACDICGLTLATKNSLRRHKIVHTGERAYTCEMCNKQFRHKHGLDAHRLTHTGERPHCCEVCGKQFAQKNNLKKHLEIHVEGKIYACDLCTKSYSTSEGLRQHRRTHTKNKPQVKPTGKQKKTSFKS
- the LOC133531647 gene encoding zinc finger protein OZF-like isoform X2 — its product is MDVRNSCRCCLLRPPEKNLKKPYTHWGKTEIYSNMLKECFEIHLTYLPSDDECGICEVCVGRLREASDFKLQVQHSQEELQEWLRRECHVKEEDSPKVEKADDCNAFQEELMHGSVEIKTEVSVDPLPTEEIEEFKLFMTDLENQTLDVFKQEPQFEIPVNEQSPYVTSPKSCINEAFGHCMKLKKERNFGKSAKKKNAPYNCDTCGRQFRREVGLNIHKKTHTRQDFICEICNKKFKLKSRLDMHKKFHTGDKPFWCGKCKKRFSDKSSLNKHKRTHNGEKPFACDICMVRYTQKQNLVSHMALHTGLEHFRCKLCPVKFTDQKSLRTHVRKNHISPTYYTCDECQRVFCYKGELIRHMNIHYKWTIYACDICGLTLATKNSLRRHKIVHTGERAYTCEMCNKQFRHKHGLDAHRLTHTGERPHCCEVCGKQFAQKNNLKKHLEIHVEGKIYACDLCTKSYSTSEGLRQHRRTHTKNKPQVKPTGKQKKTSFKS